One window from the genome of Dyadobacter sp. CECT 9275 encodes:
- the nuoL gene encoding NADH-quinone oxidoreductase subunit L → MPASPEFFAASLLLGLPLAVFLVLWLAGKSVNKMAGWIGALATGAGLAASFLLVDIHAVHSLSFEWLEIGQRPIFLSFRIDNLAFVMLLVVHLVALLVQVYSTAYLRGDENLHRYFAFVQLFLFSMIGIVLSGSLLVMYIFWELVGLSSYLLIGFWYTKKRPVWAAQKAFVLNRIGDAAFLTGILLLFYYIGSTDFEVLVSNVHTISPGMLTLIGICLFGGCVGKSAQFPLSGWLPDAMEGPTPVSALIHAATMVAAGIFLLTRIFFLLTPDAQLFIAVIGTITMLTGAVKATFAWDIKRVLAFSTMSQLGLMVTAVGVGSWQMAFFHLVTHAFFKAGLFLSAGSVIHALHYDGTSDFDPQDMRTMGGLRTSLPVTFICFLICAAALSGLPLFSGFLSKDAIITEGFLSAASIGPVAYVFPVLMMLAAGLTAYYMTRQVWLVFFGTKRFSGEEIHPHESPSVMWVPMAILSLLSFFIWFSLNPVSAEDSWFLHLTGGSEAGHLSWVPIAASAISLIAIFVAYRETRTNNPFGMDSLLMRDKQRPAFSWFRDFSNEHYFLVPFSSLAGLAGKFEIKVVDAFVNFIARANVVTAHLVSWIDCNVVDGAVRLTVYMIRFAGNSVRGLQNGKIQSYFLVTLTGIFLLILWLATL, encoded by the coding sequence ATGCCTGCCTCTCCTGAGTTTTTTGCTGCCAGTTTGCTCCTCGGACTTCCTCTTGCGGTTTTTCTGGTTCTTTGGCTTGCAGGCAAAAGCGTTAATAAAATGGCTGGGTGGATTGGGGCATTGGCAACGGGTGCCGGATTAGCCGCCAGTTTTTTATTGGTGGATATCCATGCGGTACACTCCCTTAGCTTTGAGTGGCTTGAAATCGGCCAGCGTCCGATATTCCTTTCTTTCCGAATCGATAATCTGGCATTTGTGATGCTGTTGGTGGTTCACCTCGTGGCATTATTGGTGCAGGTTTACTCCACGGCGTACCTGCGCGGAGATGAAAACCTGCATCGTTATTTTGCTTTTGTACAACTTTTCCTTTTCTCCATGATCGGGATCGTGCTCTCCGGGAGTCTGCTGGTGATGTATATCTTCTGGGAGCTGGTGGGCTTGTCGTCATACCTGCTGATTGGTTTCTGGTATACCAAAAAGAGACCGGTTTGGGCGGCACAAAAGGCCTTTGTACTGAATCGGATTGGTGATGCGGCATTTCTGACGGGCATTCTGTTGCTGTTTTACTATATTGGTTCTACCGACTTTGAGGTACTCGTTTCCAACGTGCATACCATCAGCCCGGGTATGCTCACCCTCATAGGTATCTGTCTTTTTGGCGGCTGCGTTGGGAAATCGGCCCAATTCCCCTTGTCTGGATGGCTTCCGGATGCCATGGAAGGCCCCACTCCCGTGTCTGCCCTGATACACGCCGCTACTATGGTGGCAGCCGGTATCTTTTTGCTGACCCGGATATTCTTCCTGCTAACTCCGGATGCCCAGCTTTTTATTGCGGTGATAGGTACCATAACCATGTTGACCGGAGCCGTTAAAGCAACCTTTGCATGGGATATCAAACGTGTACTGGCTTTTTCAACCATGTCGCAGTTAGGATTGATGGTGACGGCCGTAGGCGTTGGAAGCTGGCAAATGGCATTTTTTCATCTGGTGACGCACGCTTTTTTTAAGGCCGGATTATTCCTGTCTGCGGGTTCCGTCATTCATGCGCTGCACTATGATGGTACTTCAGACTTTGACCCTCAGGATATGCGCACCATGGGAGGACTCAGAACTTCACTTCCGGTAACGTTTATCTGTTTCCTGATCTGTGCGGCTGCGCTGTCGGGCTTACCACTTTTCTCAGGATTTCTTTCCAAAGATGCTATCATTACAGAAGGCTTTTTAAGTGCCGCGTCCATTGGCCCGGTTGCCTATGTTTTCCCCGTTTTGATGATGCTTGCGGCAGGGCTAACCGCCTATTATATGACGCGGCAGGTATGGCTTGTTTTTTTTGGTACCAAAAGATTTTCAGGCGAAGAAATTCATCCTCATGAGTCTCCATCAGTAATGTGGGTACCCATGGCGATCCTTTCGCTGTTATCATTCTTCATTTGGTTTTCTCTTAATCCCGTCAGCGCGGAAGATAGCTGGTTTTTACATTTAACCGGTGGTTCGGAGGCAGGACATTTGTCATGGGTTCCCATAGCCGCCAGCGCAATCAGTCTTATTGCAATCTTTGTGGCATACCGGGAGACCAGGACTAATAATCCGTTTGGTATGGATTCCCTTCTTATGCGCGACAAACAAAGGCCTGCTTTTTCATGGTTCAGGGATTTTTCAAATGAACATTATTTTCTGGTACCTTTTTCGTCTCTGGCAGGCCTTGCCGGAAAGTTCGAAATAAAGGTTGTCGATGCTTTTGTGAACTTTATCGCCAGAGCCAACGTGGTAACAGCGCACCTGGTGAGCTGGATCGACTGTAATGTTGTTGACGGTGCCGTGCGCCTCACGGTGTATATGATTCGTTTTGCAGGGAACTCGGTGAGAGGCCTGCAGAATGGTAAAATCCAGTCATACTTTTTAGTGACT
- a CDS encoding serine hydrolase domain-containing protein, with amino-acid sequence MLKKVQPKVWWGAVAALVVLIVSWGLIRKSSTAPAGVPISKEIITRLDPVPITQPDAETARKIQKIEDIFNRKKRAGFNGNVLVVQKGKILYQNSFGYGHLREKDSLTSQSRFQLASLSKPFTAVAVLKLVQEGRLSLDDSVQRFFPDFPYHGVKIDMLLSHRSGLPNYIYSFPDSVRHGKKYPSNLKVMDWYAKVVPTPQPYNRPGRSFHYCNTNYCVLAAIVEKVTGDSFSKYLSDHIFIPLGLSSTFLVTDTLALAVKNRTVGHQYGRRLEKDYYDDVVGDKGLYSTTGDIFRFYNGLSKGLLLDKKLLDEAFKPRSFERAGIRNYGYGFRMHIKEDNSPRFIYHGGWWKGYNTMLWVCPDSDAVIVVLGNSYNRSIYDLRELLGILDDDGKIEDIEKDI; translated from the coding sequence ATGTTGAAAAAAGTGCAGCCGAAAGTGTGGTGGGGTGCAGTAGCCGCCCTGGTAGTTTTAATAGTCTCCTGGGGTTTAATCCGTAAGAGTAGTACCGCGCCAGCGGGTGTTCCGATCAGCAAGGAAATTATCACTCGCCTGGATCCCGTGCCCATCACCCAGCCGGATGCCGAAACGGCAAGGAAAATTCAGAAAATCGAAGATATTTTCAACCGTAAGAAACGTGCGGGTTTTAATGGTAACGTACTGGTGGTACAAAAAGGAAAGATCCTTTACCAGAACTCCTTCGGTTACGGTCATTTAAGGGAAAAAGATTCCCTCACCAGCCAGTCGAGGTTTCAGCTTGCATCTCTCTCAAAGCCCTTTACGGCAGTGGCAGTACTGAAACTTGTTCAGGAAGGGAGGCTAAGTCTTGACGATTCCGTTCAGCGTTTTTTTCCTGACTTCCCCTATCATGGTGTAAAAATTGACATGCTGCTCAGCCACCGCAGCGGCCTCCCTAATTATATCTATTCATTTCCGGATAGTGTAAGACATGGGAAAAAGTATCCGTCCAACCTCAAGGTCATGGACTGGTATGCCAAAGTGGTACCCACTCCGCAGCCTTATAACCGTCCCGGCCGTTCCTTCCATTACTGCAACACCAACTATTGCGTGCTGGCAGCTATTGTTGAAAAGGTGACGGGTGATAGTTTCAGCAAGTATCTGAGCGATCATATTTTTATTCCGTTAGGCCTGTCGAGTACCTTTCTGGTAACAGATACCTTGGCTCTGGCCGTGAAGAACCGCACTGTAGGGCATCAGTATGGCCGCAGGCTCGAAAAGGATTATTATGACGATGTGGTGGGAGACAAAGGACTTTATTCCACCACAGGAGATATCTTCCGCTTTTACAACGGTTTGTCAAAAGGCTTACTTCTTGATAAAAAATTGCTGGACGAGGCATTCAAGCCGCGCAGTTTTGAACGGGCTGGTATTCGCAACTACGGATATGGTTTCAGGATGCACATTAAAGAAGACAACTCTCCCCGATTTATTTATCATGGCGGATGGTGGAAAGGTTACAATACCATGCTTTGGGTATGCCCGGATTCTGACGCGGTGATTGTTGTACTTGGTAACTCTTATAATCGCTCTATCTACGATCTGCGCGAATTGTTAGGCATACTGGATGATGACGGAAAAATAGAGGATATTGAGAAAGACATCTGA
- a CDS encoding T9SS type A sorting domain-containing protein — protein MRKHYNHFQKGAIRNLLICTFCVILSLTSKAQTDYSIVWGLDQNLTGVSDSDNFLPQDLSAVGVTAGDRFSANKYISDGNGGYAYQLKGWSILMATTKYVELAFDVTAMQFNVTSLTLRVRRAESTSVTKFAVRSNLDDFGADIGGEVTIPSNTGVFEEITFPINFEDVDTSSFAIRVYAYGTVGAAPSSLVAFDAITLTGQITNTPLPVNLTYFRAEAYGREAQLSWETSWERNSKEFIVERSGDLKEFIQVGRVAAAGNTTSRRQYSFVDKTPENGANYYKLKMVDQDNSVEYSQVKDVIIRSDVSSVLLSPNPAVSRNLIRIRAYKTDSKDLTLSNSLGQKIPFSAVAGESDYMNLHVQSPLAPGIYILSLKQGELSQHLKILVQ, from the coding sequence GTGAGAAAACACTACAATCATTTTCAAAAAGGAGCCATCCGGAATTTGCTGATTTGTACATTTTGTGTAATACTGTCTCTGACCTCCAAGGCTCAAACCGATTATAGTATTGTGTGGGGATTGGATCAAAATCTGACGGGCGTGTCTGACTCAGACAACTTTCTTCCCCAAGACCTGAGTGCCGTGGGCGTAACTGCCGGGGACCGGTTTTCTGCCAACAAATACATATCGGACGGGAATGGAGGATATGCTTACCAGTTAAAAGGGTGGAGCATCCTGATGGCGACAACCAAATACGTAGAGCTTGCATTTGATGTGACCGCCATGCAGTTTAATGTGACGTCCCTGACGTTACGCGTCAGAAGGGCTGAGTCGACCAGTGTTACAAAATTTGCGGTGAGATCCAATTTGGACGACTTCGGAGCGGATATTGGAGGCGAGGTAACGATACCTTCCAACACAGGCGTATTTGAAGAAATCACATTTCCCATCAATTTTGAAGATGTAGATACTTCAAGCTTCGCCATCCGGGTGTATGCTTATGGTACTGTCGGAGCGGCGCCGTCAAGCCTGGTTGCCTTTGACGCCATCACCCTTACGGGACAGATAACCAACACCCCTTTGCCTGTTAATCTTACATATTTTCGGGCCGAAGCTTATGGCAGGGAAGCTCAGCTCAGCTGGGAAACAAGCTGGGAGCGGAACAGCAAGGAATTTATTGTTGAAAGAAGCGGAGATCTGAAAGAGTTTATACAGGTAGGTCGCGTTGCTGCCGCAGGAAATACCACTTCTCGCCGACAGTATTCGTTTGTGGACAAAACGCCTGAAAACGGAGCTAATTATTATAAGCTGAAAATGGTAGATCAGGATAATTCTGTTGAATATTCACAGGTGAAGGATGTGATCATCCGGTCGGATGTGTCTTCCGTTCTTCTGAGTCCTAATCCCGCAGTATCCCGGAATTTAATACGAATAAGAGCTTACAAAACCGATTCTAAAGATTTAACCCTGAGCAACAGCCTGGGACAAAAAATTCCTTTCAGCGCGGTTGCCGGAGAAAGTGATTATATGAATCTGCATGTGCAGTCTCCCCTCGCTCCCGGTATTTATATACTAAGCCTGAAGCAGGGAGAGCTAAGCCAGCATCTGAAAATTCTGGTACAATAA
- the asnS gene encoding asparagine--tRNA ligase, which produces MGPLQIKELLQTAPEGQGVTLKGWVRTKRESKNAIFIALNDGSTIHNIQAVAAPGQFSAELVQQVTTGSCLKITGSLIASQGSGQAVEVKVEDIHIYGTADPDVFPLQPKRHSLEFLREIAHLRPRTNTFGAILRIRHALAFAVHQYFNDKGFFYLHTPIITASDAEGAGEMFRVTTLDLDKLPRNEEGQINYKEDFFGREANLTVSGQLEGELGAMALSKIYTFGPTFRAENSNTTRHLAEFWMIEPEMAFFELKDNMDLAEDFVKTVIGYALENCKDDLHFLQNRLAEEDKNKPQNERSLPLLEKLSFVVDNPFERITYTEAIDILLKSKPHKEKKFQYPVGWGIDLSSEHERYLVEKHFKKPVILTNYPREIKSFYMKLDEDGKTVRAMDVLFPGIGEIIGGSQREEDYEKLLGRVHEVGIDPENLWWYLETRKFGTAPHSGFGLGFERLVLFVTGMSNIRDVIPFPRYPKSAEF; this is translated from the coding sequence ATGGGACCGTTGCAAATCAAAGAATTATTACAAACTGCTCCGGAGGGACAGGGCGTCACTCTGAAGGGATGGGTGAGAACAAAACGTGAAAGCAAGAATGCGATATTCATTGCATTGAACGACGGCTCTACAATTCATAATATTCAGGCTGTGGCAGCGCCGGGCCAGTTTTCTGCAGAGCTTGTTCAGCAGGTTACCACGGGTTCCTGTCTTAAAATTACCGGATCTCTGATCGCTTCTCAAGGCTCGGGGCAAGCGGTTGAGGTGAAGGTGGAGGATATCCACATTTATGGGACTGCAGACCCTGACGTTTTTCCTTTACAGCCCAAAAGGCATTCTCTGGAGTTTCTGAGGGAGATCGCTCACTTGAGGCCCCGTACCAATACCTTTGGAGCTATCCTGCGGATACGCCATGCGCTGGCCTTTGCCGTTCATCAGTATTTTAATGATAAAGGTTTTTTCTATCTGCACACGCCGATCATCACCGCTTCTGATGCCGAAGGAGCGGGAGAAATGTTCAGGGTAACAACACTGGATCTTGACAAACTTCCAAGAAATGAGGAAGGTCAAATTAATTACAAGGAAGATTTCTTTGGACGCGAGGCCAACCTGACGGTTTCCGGTCAGCTGGAAGGGGAGCTGGGCGCTATGGCGCTTTCCAAAATTTATACGTTCGGGCCCACTTTCCGGGCAGAAAATTCCAATACCACACGTCACCTGGCCGAGTTTTGGATGATTGAGCCTGAAATGGCATTTTTTGAGCTGAAAGATAACATGGATCTGGCCGAAGATTTTGTTAAAACAGTAATTGGTTACGCGCTGGAAAACTGCAAGGACGATCTTCATTTCCTTCAGAACCGCCTGGCGGAGGAAGATAAAAACAAACCGCAGAACGAACGCTCCCTGCCATTACTGGAAAAGCTGAGCTTTGTTGTGGATAATCCGTTTGAAAGGATTACTTACACCGAAGCGATTGATATCCTGCTGAAATCAAAACCGCATAAGGAAAAGAAATTCCAGTATCCGGTGGGCTGGGGGATAGACCTTTCCAGTGAGCATGAGAGGTATCTGGTAGAAAAACATTTCAAAAAGCCTGTGATTCTGACCAATTATCCGCGAGAAATAAAATCTTTCTACATGAAACTGGACGAAGACGGCAAAACGGTACGTGCAATGGATGTACTGTTTCCTGGGATAGGGGAGATCATCGGAGGGAGCCAGCGGGAAGAAGATTATGAAAAGCTGCTGGGCCGCGTACATGAAGTAGGTATTGACCCGGAGAACCTATGGTGGTATCTGGAAACACGTAAATTCGGGACAGCACCACATTCCGGTTTCGGGCTTGGATTTGAAAGGCTTGTGCTTTTTGTAACAGGTATGAGCAATATCCGGGACGTTATCCCATTCCCACGCTACCCAAAGAGTGCGGAGTTTTAA
- a CDS encoding enoyl-CoA hydratase/isomerase family protein, with protein sequence MYQHIIFQNNNGIARISLNRPQVHHALNQELVLEITAALKEAESDTTVRVIVLTGEGSKAFCSGADLKETLASEIDVEDILRTYYNPMILTIRQMPKPVLCRLNGLAAGAGASLALSCDVIIASDNAYLSQIFVQIGLIPDAGSTFFLPRLVGPAKAFELASTGRKVYAAEAAQMGLINQCVPEENLDQTVEEMAAYYRQAPTQAIGTMKLLMNTSFQSDLPQMLESEAIHQQRLSKSRDAQEGIASFLQKKKPDYQGK encoded by the coding sequence ATGTATCAACACATTATTTTTCAGAATAACAATGGTATAGCCCGTATCAGCCTTAATCGCCCGCAGGTCCATCATGCACTGAACCAGGAATTGGTACTGGAAATTACAGCTGCGCTTAAAGAAGCGGAAAGCGATACGACAGTGCGGGTGATCGTTCTCACCGGTGAGGGGAGCAAAGCATTTTGCTCTGGCGCAGACCTGAAAGAAACACTGGCGTCTGAGATTGATGTAGAAGATATCCTCCGGACCTACTACAACCCCATGATCCTGACCATCAGACAGATGCCCAAACCAGTGTTATGCCGACTGAATGGCCTGGCGGCCGGGGCGGGGGCCTCCCTGGCTTTGAGCTGTGATGTCATTATAGCCAGTGACAACGCATATCTTTCCCAAATATTTGTGCAGATCGGCCTGATACCCGATGCCGGTTCTACCTTTTTCTTACCTAGGTTAGTGGGCCCAGCAAAGGCATTTGAGCTGGCCAGTACCGGCAGAAAAGTATACGCCGCCGAAGCAGCGCAGATGGGGCTGATCAACCAATGCGTGCCAGAAGAAAATCTGGATCAGACGGTTGAAGAAATGGCCGCCTATTATCGCCAGGCACCCACACAGGCCATTGGCACCATGAAACTTTTAATGAACACATCCTTCCAGTCCGACTTGCCACAAATGCTGGAATCAGAAGCCATTCATCAGCAAAGGTTAAGTAAAAGCCGCGATGCCCAGGAAGGAATTGCCAGCTTTCTTCAAAAGAAGAAGCCTGATTATCAAGGCAAATGA
- a CDS encoding ISAon1 family transposase N-terminal region protein, which translates to MESFLPIIQFLLPEFILENFELTSIDRQDGVFHVHIDEKNADETDPERRNLLSKGFFPTITVQDFPIRGHKVFLHIKRRRWLNSKTGKVVYRDWAEVGKGTRMTSEFAAFLKDISRYQPE; encoded by the coding sequence TTGGAGAGTTTCTTACCCATTATTCAGTTTCTATTACCTGAGTTCATCCTCGAAAATTTTGAGTTAACTTCTATCGACCGGCAGGATGGTGTCTTCCACGTGCATATTGATGAGAAAAATGCGGACGAGACTGATCCAGAAAGAAGGAACCTGCTCTCCAAAGGCTTCTTCCCGACGATTACTGTCCAGGATTTCCCGATTCGGGGCCATAAAGTCTTTCTTCACATTAAACGCCGCAGATGGCTTAATAGCAAAACAGGAAAAGTAGTGTACAGAGATTGGGCAGAAGTAGGCAAAGGAACGCGAATGACTAGTGAATTCGCGGCTTTTTTAAAAGATATCAGTAGATATCAACCCGAATAG
- a CDS encoding ISAon1 family transposase, producing the protein MGRFYGVNGKSLLRQYRDFQSGFKNWDQRGHAKKWLLFPQNLGSHLSIDETSLSHGELYTILTNKAARGGKGSIVAIVAGTKAEAVIEVIRKIPESLRKKVTEITLDMASSMTMIAKRCFPRAVRVTDRFHVQRLAVEALQEIRIKHRWDALDKENDAIEQAKVSQTEYQPEILGNGDTVKQLLARSRYALYKKPSTWTDSQRERAQLLFERFPDLKKAYELALELSNIFTNTSEKIYGLTRLAKWHEKVRQSGFKAFNTVARSIESHYKTIVNYFDNRSTNASAESFNAKIKAFRAQFRGVRNVEFFLYRLTQLYA; encoded by the coding sequence ATTGGACGGTTCTATGGGGTTAACGGCAAAAGCTTATTACGTCAATACCGCGATTTTCAAAGTGGGTTTAAAAATTGGGACCAACGGGGCCATGCTAAAAAGTGGCTGCTCTTTCCTCAAAATCTAGGATCCCACCTATCAATCGACGAGACCAGTCTTTCTCACGGCGAACTCTACACCATTCTTACAAACAAAGCAGCCAGAGGCGGTAAAGGCAGTATAGTGGCCATTGTGGCTGGCACCAAAGCAGAAGCGGTCATTGAGGTCATCCGCAAAATTCCGGAATCACTTCGCAAGAAAGTGACTGAAATAACCTTAGACATGGCCAGTAGCATGACTATGATCGCCAAGCGTTGTTTCCCGCGGGCAGTGCGCGTCACTGACCGCTTCCATGTACAAAGATTGGCAGTCGAAGCCCTTCAAGAAATCCGCATTAAACACCGATGGGATGCGTTGGACAAGGAAAACGATGCCATTGAGCAGGCAAAGGTTTCTCAGACAGAGTATCAACCAGAAATATTAGGTAACGGTGATACCGTCAAACAACTACTGGCTCGCAGTAGATACGCACTTTACAAAAAGCCCAGTACCTGGACTGATAGCCAACGAGAAAGAGCACAACTTCTCTTCGAACGCTTCCCAGACCTTAAAAAGGCATACGAGCTGGCGCTAGAGCTAAGTAACATCTTCACAAACACATCTGAAAAGATATACGGGTTGACAAGGCTTGCCAAGTGGCACGAAAAGGTCAGGCAATCCGGATTTAAAGCATTCAATACAGTAGCCCGCTCGATTGAAAGCCATTACAAGACCATTGTCAATTATTTTGATAACCGTAGCACCAATGCGTCTGCCGAATCCTTCAACGCAAAAATTAAAGCATTTAGGGCTCAGTTCCGAGGAGTCAGAAACGTCGAATTCTTTCTTTACCGCCTCACTCAGTTATATGCTTAA
- a CDS encoding RNA polymerase sigma factor has protein sequence MSLFQKQKFTSLTTLVKGCQRGEPKAQNAFYDHYKRKLRGICLRYTRTESEADDIFQEAFIKIFNSIHQLRAPEAADPWVKSTVIRTAINYYKSHTKKDLRLTSVDEMEPVLASEESLEQLDRVEMGELLAVINELPDGYRTVINLYIIDGFKHAEIADMLGVAESTSKSQLMRGKALLIKKLHEKGIGQYGFVSKGN, from the coding sequence ATGAGTTTATTTCAAAAGCAAAAATTCACCTCACTGACAACGCTCGTTAAAGGTTGTCAGCGGGGTGAACCCAAAGCTCAGAATGCATTTTACGATCATTACAAACGGAAACTCAGGGGTATTTGTCTGAGGTATACCCGGACGGAATCCGAAGCGGACGATATTTTTCAGGAGGCATTCATCAAAATTTTTAATAGCATCCACCAACTCCGGGCTCCCGAAGCAGCGGATCCGTGGGTTAAATCTACGGTGATCAGGACTGCTATCAATTACTATAAATCACACACTAAAAAAGATTTACGGCTCACCTCGGTGGATGAAATGGAGCCGGTACTTGCTTCGGAGGAAAGCCTGGAACAATTGGATAGGGTTGAAATGGGGGAATTACTGGCTGTGATTAATGAGCTGCCTGATGGGTATAGGACGGTCATCAATCTTTACATTATTGACGGCTTCAAGCATGCAGAAATTGCGGACATGCTTGGAGTAGCAGAGAGTACTTCGAAATCGCAGTTGATGAGAGGCAAAGCATTGCTGATTAAAAAGTTACATGAAAAGGGAATTGGACAATATGGATTCGTTTCGAAAGGAAATTGA
- a CDS encoding PepSY-like domain-containing protein, whose translation MTSRVIYACIALALGACNKVTDSNPQPANVPSQVVQLVNENYADASHVAFTEIVPDKIWQVELQTPQKEVDAAVSTSNLISSYRMAGDQVPDSLAALLQNKAIAGGAFTNFREEEYSWFKEGNYGKTFVADYNWNGESNLLQWGVTSLGGNSTYTLEMVPGKSKTTSLSQQDLPDGISQYLSQQGLGFSRCTVYKNSQDQNTYKVQVSRNNTFFELYFNHQNALVGGSDQLTVLADAQALPANIRNYLSNTPEYENFGFSGQFARIFRRTYNGVTSYDIGIQKSTGTLAGTQAWFIVLDQQGNVILRNYLGLH comes from the coding sequence ATGACATCACGAGTCATTTATGCATGCATCGCGCTCGCTTTGGGCGCCTGTAATAAAGTCACCGATTCCAATCCGCAGCCCGCCAATGTGCCGTCGCAGGTTGTGCAGCTGGTGAATGAAAATTATGCGGATGCGTCCCATGTTGCATTCACCGAGATCGTTCCTGACAAAATCTGGCAGGTGGAACTTCAAACACCCCAAAAAGAGGTTGACGCGGCAGTAAGTACCAGCAACCTTATTTCTTCTTATCGCATGGCTGGCGATCAGGTTCCCGACAGTCTGGCGGCTTTGTTACAGAACAAGGCTATCGCTGGCGGAGCGTTTACCAACTTCCGCGAAGAAGAATATTCCTGGTTTAAAGAAGGGAATTATGGCAAAACCTTTGTTGCCGATTATAACTGGAATGGCGAAAGTAACCTCCTTCAATGGGGCGTCACGAGCCTGGGAGGCAACTCGACCTATACGCTGGAAATGGTGCCTGGAAAATCAAAAACCACCTCGTTGTCCCAGCAAGACCTTCCCGATGGAATCTCGCAGTATCTGTCGCAGCAAGGCTTGGGTTTCAGCAGATGCACGGTTTATAAAAACAGCCAGGATCAGAATACTTACAAGGTGCAGGTTTCCAGAAATAACACTTTTTTTGAACTCTATTTCAATCATCAAAACGCATTGGTGGGCGGCTCAGATCAGCTGACCGTGCTTGCAGACGCGCAGGCACTGCCTGCCAACATCCGCAACTATTTAAGCAATACACCTGAATACGAGAACTTTGGCTTCTCCGGACAGTTCGCCCGTATTTTCCGGCGCACTTACAACGGCGTGACCAGCTATGACATTGGCATTCAGAAAAGCACAGGGACGCTGGCAGGAACACAGGCCTGGTTTATAGTCTTGGATCAGCAGGGTAATGTAATTTTGAGGAATTATTTGGGTTTGCATTAA
- a CDS encoding alcohol dehydrogenase catalytic domain-containing protein: MCGSDLHTFCGLRQKKTPIILGHEIVGRVYPPY, translated from the coding sequence CTGTGCGGAAGCGATTTACACACTTTTTGCGGGCTGAGGCAGAAGAAAACACCAATCATCCTGGGACATGAGATTGTGGGTCGGGTATATCCGCCCTATTAA
- a CDS encoding alkaline phosphatase, translated as MASAQGKIEHVVLIGSDGFGAYAFESAKVPHLRELMEKGSWTLKARTVLPSSSAANWASMVMGAGPELHGYTKWGSRSPDMPARELDEYGMFPSVYALLRKEKPRSEVGVIYEWDGIGYLFPKKAVNQDQNCDGDVAVTKAAASYIREKKPNFLFIHLHDVDSVGHNAGHGTPEYFAAIERTDTHIGAIIQSIKDAGIMEKTAIIFTADHGGINKGHGSISMQEMQIPWIIAGPGIRKNNEVTASVMTFDTAATIATLLKLKQPQVWIGRPVTASFK; from the coding sequence ATGGCTTCTGCCCAGGGTAAAATTGAGCATGTGGTACTGATAGGTTCGGACGGATTCGGTGCCTATGCATTTGAGAGTGCCAAGGTCCCCCATTTAAGAGAGCTGATGGAAAAAGGCTCCTGGACACTGAAGGCACGTACTGTACTGCCGTCGTCCAGTGCTGCCAACTGGGCTTCTATGGTAATGGGTGCGGGACCTGAGCTCCACGGTTACACCAAATGGGGTAGCCGCTCACCGGATATGCCCGCAAGAGAGCTCGATGAATATGGTATGTTCCCATCTGTCTACGCCTTGTTAAGAAAAGAAAAACCCCGCAGCGAGGTCGGTGTGATCTACGAGTGGGACGGGATAGGTTATCTGTTTCCCAAGAAAGCCGTGAACCAAGACCAGAATTGTGATGGTGATGTAGCTGTTACCAAGGCAGCAGCCAGCTACATCCGGGAGAAAAAACCAAATTTCCTCTTCATCCACTTACATGACGTGGATAGTGTGGGGCACAACGCCGGACATGGCACACCCGAGTATTTTGCTGCGATAGAACGTACGGATACACACATCGGTGCCATTATCCAAAGCATTAAAGATGCGGGCATTATGGAGAAGACCGCCATCATTTTTACAGCTGATCATGGTGGTATCAACAAAGGACATGGCTCCATTTCCATGCAGGAAATGCAGATTCCATGGATCATTGCAGGGCCAGGTATCCGTAAAAATAATGAGGTTACTGCAAGTGTGATGACCTTCGACACCGCAGCTACAATTGCAACCCTTCTCAAACTGAAACAACCGCAGGTCTGGATTGGCAGACCCGTAACAGCCTCATTTAAATGA